Below is a window of Komagataella phaffii GS115 chromosome 1, complete sequence DNA.
TCCACATAAAATAGAGGTTCTTCGGATGCTGGAGAATCCGATTCTTCCAGAGCTGAGCTAGAatcagtttctttgttACTTTCTTGAAACGTTTCAGACTGCTCCTCCTCATTGCTTTCCACCAGTTCCCTTTCCTGCtcgtcttcctcctcctcatcCTCCTCATCCTCCTCATCAGATCTGATAACTTCTGACTCATTAACCGTTTCGAAATCTTCCACATaaatttcatcattttcttggtCTAACCTCTCCTCTAGTGcctcttttttcttcttgctctCGTTCAATCTCTTTATCAAATCTGCTGAAGGATCAAAAACATCCTTACTCTTGACAAATTCAATTGGATTATTCCTCAACTGCTTCTTCATAGTATCGGCAATATTTCTATTGGTAAATCCCACTTCATCAATCATTCGGGGTCTCTTACCCCTTTTGGCAGCATTGGCCAAAGTTTTATTCTTGCTGGGTCTTTGTGAAGCCCTATTGACGTTGTAGAGCTCTTCGAACTCTGCATCGGAGTCATCGCCTCCCAAAGAGTGAGACTTTTTCCTTTGACCGTcactcttcttcttgccGAAACTGGAGCCTTTGccctttttcttctctagCCGGGCAGCGGCAGCCCTTTTGGCCATATTTTTATGTCTCTTGGCCATTATGTCAGGGAGTACTCGTCTGTTAAAACCTCTAAGCTAAGGACCCCAAAAGGCCAGGCACACATGTTTGAGTACATCTTTACACCATCTGATTGTTTCTTATCGCTCTGCGAAATTGTGAGAGGCAACATCATCACCATAAGCCCACAGAGCGCCCCATCGCTAGAGCCAGATTTGATCGATCACAGTTATCAGCTAAAACAACAGTTCTGTCTTCCTGGCTGGTCCTTCTAATTTCATTAGCtggttttgaaatcttgaaggaatttcaaagatgtaCAGGTTTTTAGGACTTGGTACACACCCCAACGATGATCAAAACAAAATACATGTTTTGGGCAGACAATATGATCCTATAAAGACTCAAGAAACAGAGGGGAAGGATCTGGACTTGAATAGCCGTTTCCAGCAGGTACTGGACAGCATTAAAGATGGAAACAAAAAATCCACTACCTATTCGCAATCGTTCATTGATGATGTTTATTCCAAGATTTGGCTGACTTATAGAGCCGGATTCCCTCCGATAGCTAGAGACAAGGATTCCCCCACGTTTACGCTGGGAGCCTTACTACGTGGTCAATTTGATTTTAACGAAATAGGCTTCACCTCTGACGCCGGTTGGGGTTGCATGATAAGGACGTCACAGAGCCTTTTGGCCAACgctcttcttttcctaCATTTAGGGCGAGATTGGGTTTTCAAAGCCAAAGACCCCGCTAATGTCGAACACGATAGGATTATCTCATGGTTTGTGGATATTCCCGATGAACCGTTCTCTATCCACAATTTTGTTCAGCAGGGCATCAAATGTTGCGATAAAAAACCTGGGGAATGGTTTGGCCCTAGTGCCGCCTCAAGAGCGATAAAGAATTTGTGCAAAGAGTATCCTCCTTGTGGGCTCAGGGTTTATTTTAGTTCCGACTGTGGTGATGTCTATGACACCGAAGTTAGAGAATTGGCCTATGGCGACTCCGATACATTTACTCCAATTTTGGTTTTGCTAGGAATAAGGCTGGGGGTAGAAAAAGTGAACCCTGTATATTGGGATTCACTGAGAGAATGTCTCTCCTTAAAGCAATCAGTGGGAATTGCCGGAGGAAGACCTTGTTCCTCGCATTACTTCTACGGGTTTCAAGGAGATTACCTTTTTTATCTAGATCCCCACCTTCCCCAAAAAGCTTTAACATTTGGAAGCACGGAGAAACCCGTTCATAGGCTGcaaaccaagaaaactgACGAAAATGCTGCTGGACAGTACCCGGTATCAAATACTGATTCAAATAATGAAACAAACCATGATGACTGCTATGAAAGCAAGTTAGACAACAGCAAGTACGTTGAAAT
It encodes the following:
- a CDS encoding Conserved cysteine protease required for autophagy, which encodes MYRFLGLGTHPNDDQNKIHVLGRQYDPIKTQETEGKDLDLNSRFQQVLDSIKDGNKKSTTYSQSFIDDVYSKIWLTYRAGFPPIARDKDSPTFTLGALLRGQFDFNEIGFTSDAGWGCMIRTSQSLLANALLFLHLGRDWVFKAKDPANVEHDRIISWFVDIPDEPFSIHNFVQQGIKCCDKKPGEWFGPSAASRAIKNLCKEYPPCGLRVYFSSDCGDVYDTEVRELAYGDSDTFTPILVLLGIRLGVEKVNPVYWDSLRECLSLKQSVGIAGGRPCSSHYFYGFQGDYLFYLDPHLPQKALTFGSTEKPVHRLQTKKTDENAAGQYPVSNTDSNNETNHDDCYESKLDNSKYVEILSCLDVKSVHTPKVTKLHLSHMDPSMLIGFLITSEDDFNDWKENIGKKDPSHKIVHITETKVSESTSNFQFNSLRSNSIADYDNCSGEDCDSAAIASDSDDFVDLAADFAVTGLEPRTHTGVDDETSSDYVQHFPIRRFSQPVIVSREDVVPTLSEDNGVIALDDKMSGISVGR